In Manis javanica isolate MJ-LG chromosome 18, MJ_LKY, whole genome shotgun sequence, the following proteins share a genomic window:
- the KLHL25 gene encoding kelch-like protein 25 produces MSVSVHETRKSRSSTGSMNITLFHKASHPDCVLAHLNTLRKHCMFTDVTLWAGNRAFPCHRAVLAASSCYFEAMFSHGLRESRDDTVNFQDSLHPEVLELLLDFAYSSRIAINEENAESLLEAGDMLQFHDVRDAAAEFLEKNLFPSNCLGMMLLSDAHQCRRLYEFSWRMCLVHFETVRQSEDFNSLSKDTLLDLVSSDELETEDERVVFEAILQWVKHDPEQRKAHLPELLRGVRLALLPSDCLKEAVRSEALLLADERTRLILDEALHCKSKILQNDGVVTSPCARPRKAGHTLLILGGQTFMCDKIYQVDHKAKEIIPKADLPSPRKEFSASAIGCKVYVTGGRGSENGVSKDVWVYDTVHEEWSKAAPMLIARFGHGSAELENCLYVVGGHTSLAGVFPASPSVSLKQVEKYDSGANKWTMVAPLRDGVSNAAVVSAKLKLFVFGGTSIHRDMVSKVQCYDPSENRWTIRAECPQPWRYTAAAALGSQIFILGGDTEFTAASAYRFDCETNQWTRVGDMTAKRMSCHALASGNKLYVVGGYFGTQRCKTLDCYDPTSDTWNCITTVPYSLIPTAFVSTWKHLPS; encoded by the coding sequence ATGTCAGTCAGCGTCCACGAGACCCGCAAGTCGCGGAGCAGCACGGGGTCCATGAACATCACCCTCTTCCACAAGGCCTCACACCCCGACTGCGTGCTGGCCCACCTCAACACCCTGCGTAAGCACTGCATGTTCACAGATGTCACGCTCTGGGCGGGCAACCGTGCCTTCCCCTGCCACCGCGCTGTGCTGGCTGCCTCCAGCTGCTACTTTGAGGCCATGTTCAGCCACGGCTTGCGGGAGAGCCGGGACGACACGGTCAACTTCCAGGACAGCCTGCATCCCGAGGTGCTGGAACTGCTGCTTGACTTCGCCTACTCGTCCCGCATCGCCATCAACGAGGAGAATGCCGAGTCGCTGCTGGAGGCCGGCGACATGCTGCAGTTCCACGACGTGCGCGACGCAGCAGCCGAGTTCCTCGAGAAGAACCTCTTCCCCTCTAACTGCCTGGGCATGATGCTCCTGTCGGACGCCCACCAGTGCCGCAGGCTGTACGAGTTCTCCTGGCGCATGTGCCTGGTGCACTTCGAGACGGTGCGGCAGAGTGAGGACTTCAACAGCCTGTCCAAGGACACCCTGCTGGACCTCGTCTCCAGCGACGAGCTGGAGACGGAGGATGAGCGGGTGGTCTTTGAAGCCATCCTCCAGTGGGTGAAGCATGACCCCGAGCAGCGGAAGGCCCACCTGCCCGAGCTCCTCCGTGGCGTGCGGCTGGCCCTGCTGCCGTCCGACTGCCTGAAGGAGGCCGTCCGCAGCGAGGCCCTGCTCCTGGCGGACGAGCGCACCAGGCTCATCCTGGACGAGGCCCTCCACTGCAAGAGCAAGATCCTGCAGAATGACGGTGTGGTCACCAGCCCCTGCGCCCGGCCACGCAAGGCAGGCCACACGCTGCTCATCCTGGGCGGCCAGACCTTCATGTGCGACAAGATCTACCAGGTGGATCACAAGGCCAAGGAGATCATCCCCAAGGCGGACCTGCCCAGCCCCCGGAAGGAGTTCAGCGCCTCAGCGATCGGCTGCAAGGTCTACGTGACCGGGGGCCGGGGCTCTGAGAACGGGGTCTCCAAGGATGTGTGGGTGTATGACACCGTCCACGAGGAGTGGTCCAAGGCAGCACCCATGCTGATTGCCCGCTTCGGCCATGGCTCTGCCGAGCTGGAGAACTGCCTCTACGTGGTTGGGGGACACACGTCCCTGGCAGGCGTCTTCCCGGCCTCCCCTTCCGTCTCCCTGAAGCAGGTGGAGAAGTACGACTCCGGCGCCAACAAGTGGACAATGGTGGCCCCGCTGAGGGACGGTGTCAGCAATGCCGCGGTGGTGAGCGCCAAGCTGAAGCTCTTTGTCTTCGGAGGGACCAGCATCCACCGGGACATGGTGTCCAAAGTGCAGTGCTACGACCCCTCGGAGAACCGGTGGACCATCAGGGCCGAGTGCCCCCAGCCCTGGCGGTACACAGCCGCCGCTGCGCTGGGCAGCCAGATCTTCATCCTGGGAGGTGACACGGAGTTCACGGCCGCCTCGGCCTACCGCTTCGACTGCGAGACCAACCAGTGGACGCGGGTCGGGGACATGACTGCCAAGCGCATGTCTTGCCATGCCCTGGCCTCGGGCAATAAGCTCTATGTGGTGGGGGGCTACTTCGGGACCCAGAGATGTAAGACCCTGGACTGCTACGACCCCACCTCGGACACGTGGAACTGCATCACCACGGTGCCCTACTCACTCATCCCCACTGCCTTTGTCAGCACCTGGAAGCACCTACCCTCATGA